One genomic segment of Amycolatopsis sp. Hca4 includes these proteins:
- a CDS encoding YciI family protein — protein MKYVVLIYGNPESRAAWEGMTDAQRAAGLAYYQQLNDDLDASGERIVSERLAYPELTKQVGRTDGPFAETKEFLAGFYLLDCESEDRALEIAARVPEASFGKVEVRPVMGLHGPEL, from the coding sequence GTGAAATACGTGGTCCTGATCTACGGCAACCCCGAGTCGCGCGCCGCGTGGGAGGGGATGACCGATGCGCAGCGGGCCGCCGGGCTCGCCTACTACCAGCAGCTCAACGACGATCTCGATGCCTCCGGTGAGCGGATCGTCTCCGAACGGCTCGCCTACCCCGAGCTGACCAAGCAGGTGGGCCGCACCGACGGCCCGTTCGCCGAGACCAAGGAGTTCCTCGCCGGGTTCTACCTGCTCGACTGCGAAAGCGAAGACCGCGCCCTCGAGATCGCCGCGAGGGTGCCGGAAGCCTCCTTCGGCAAGGTCGAAGTGCGGCCGGTGATGGGGCTGCACGGACCCGAGCTGTGA
- a CDS encoding ABC transporter ATP-binding protein yields MALLEVRDLTVQFVRRGEQPFTAVDNVSFDVEPGQTVGLVGESGCGKSVTSLAIMRLLAKRGNKVSGSVRFEGTDLLALSDRDMRDRRGRDLGMVFQDPLSSLNPVIPIGLQITEVLERHRGMSRKAASVEAVDLLDKVGIPDPSRRLSEYPHQLSGGMRQRALIAIALACRPRLLIADEPTTALDVTIQAQILALLRELVQDTGTALIMITHDLGVVAGLCDEVNVLYGGKIVERAQRHQLFAEPRHPYTHGLLASIPRLDAGRGEKLIPIRGSVADNIPWDHGCAFAPRCPNALPVCREVQPQLVPDQGGLLRCHNPVRPAVAAGGGTR; encoded by the coding sequence ATGGCACTCCTTGAAGTCCGTGACCTCACGGTCCAGTTCGTCCGCCGTGGCGAACAGCCCTTCACCGCCGTGGACAACGTCAGCTTCGACGTCGAGCCGGGTCAGACGGTCGGCCTGGTCGGCGAGTCCGGCTGCGGCAAGTCCGTGACGTCCCTGGCGATCATGCGGCTGCTGGCCAAGCGCGGCAACAAGGTCTCCGGTTCGGTGCGCTTCGAGGGCACCGACCTTCTCGCGCTGTCCGACCGGGACATGCGCGACCGCCGGGGCCGCGACCTCGGCATGGTGTTCCAGGACCCGCTGTCCTCGCTGAACCCGGTCATCCCGATCGGGCTGCAGATCACCGAGGTGCTGGAGCGCCACCGCGGGATGTCGCGCAAGGCGGCGTCCGTCGAAGCGGTGGACCTGCTCGACAAGGTCGGCATCCCCGACCCGTCGCGCCGGCTTTCCGAGTACCCGCACCAGCTTTCCGGCGGGATGCGGCAGCGTGCGCTGATCGCGATCGCGCTGGCGTGCCGTCCGCGGCTGCTCATCGCCGACGAGCCGACCACCGCGCTGGACGTCACCATCCAGGCGCAGATCCTGGCGCTGCTGCGGGAACTGGTGCAGGACACCGGTACTGCGCTGATCATGATCACGCACGACCTCGGCGTGGTCGCCGGGCTGTGCGACGAGGTCAACGTGCTCTACGGCGGCAAGATCGTCGAGCGGGCGCAGCGGCACCAGCTGTTCGCCGAGCCGCGGCACCCGTACACGCACGGCCTGCTCGCCTCGATCCCGCGCCTGGACGCGGGCCGCGGCGAGAAGCTGATCCCCATCCGGGGTTCGGTGGCCGACAACATCCCGTGGGACCACGGGTGCGCGTTCGCGCCGCGCTGCCCCAACGCGCTGCCGGTCTGCCGCGAGGTCCAGCCGCAGCTGGTGCCCGACCAGGGCGGCCTGCTGCGCTGTCACAACCCCGTGCGGCCCGCGGTCGCCGCGGGAGGAGGAACCCGATGA
- a CDS encoding EamA family transporter, with protein sequence MPARDRLLAVLVAVLWGLNFLAIHATLGQFPPVFAGALRFAVIAVPTILFVPWPKVKVRHLLGYGLGFGTGQFAFLFIAMNTGMPTGLASLVLQASAPFTVLLGAVFLRERVTPHQLAGIALAVAGMAAIAWQRSGHAALLPMVLTLLAALSWAFGNLSTRKAEPDNPLHFTLWMSVVPPLPMFALSLVMEGPAAQWRSLTTLGTPTGLTALAGLAYVVLIGTVVGSGLWTTLMRRNPAGVVSPFSLLVPVVGLTASFVFLGERPTWLEVGAAAVVIAGVLLGSLRTAPKRELAAV encoded by the coding sequence ATGCCCGCTCGTGACCGTCTGCTCGCCGTGCTCGTCGCCGTCCTGTGGGGCCTCAACTTCCTGGCCATCCACGCCACCCTCGGCCAGTTCCCGCCGGTGTTCGCGGGCGCGCTCCGGTTCGCCGTGATCGCCGTGCCGACCATCCTGTTCGTGCCGTGGCCGAAGGTGAAGGTGCGGCACCTGCTCGGCTACGGCCTGGGTTTCGGCACCGGGCAGTTCGCGTTCCTGTTCATCGCGATGAACACCGGGATGCCGACCGGGCTCGCGTCGCTGGTGCTCCAGGCGTCGGCACCGTTCACGGTGCTGCTCGGCGCGGTGTTCCTGCGCGAACGCGTCACCCCGCACCAGCTGGCGGGCATCGCGCTGGCGGTGGCCGGGATGGCGGCGATCGCGTGGCAGCGGTCCGGGCACGCGGCGCTGCTGCCGATGGTCCTGACCCTGCTGGCCGCGCTGAGCTGGGCGTTCGGCAACCTGAGCACGCGCAAGGCCGAGCCGGACAACCCGCTGCACTTCACGCTGTGGATGTCGGTGGTGCCGCCGCTGCCGATGTTCGCGTTGTCGCTGGTCATGGAGGGCCCGGCGGCGCAGTGGCGTTCGCTGACGACGCTCGGGACGCCGACCGGGCTGACCGCGCTCGCGGGGCTGGCGTACGTCGTGCTGATCGGCACGGTGGTCGGATCGGGCCTGTGGACAACGCTGATGCGCCGCAACCCGGCCGGCGTGGTGTCGCCGTTTTCGCTGCTGGTGCCGGTGGTCGGCCTGACGGCGTCGTTCGTGTTCCTGGGCGAGAGGCCGACCTGGCTCGAGGTGGGCGCGGCCGCCGTCGTGATCGCCGGCGTCCTGCTGGGATCGCTGCGAACCGCGCCCAAGCGAGAACTCGCCGCGGTTTAG
- a CDS encoding ABC transporter permease: protein MNTLLNKKKEPIDKLAAASGNSLGREALRRMLRSPVAITGGVITGLFVLLAVFAPLIAPKDPFERYLQDKVALGQGIIPGSQPGFPLGVDDFGRDELSRLIVGAQNTLLVGVLATVIGVLLGIIIGGLAGAFGGWVDTVLMRLVDVMLSVPSLLLAISVAALFAKPSQWTVILAVSLIGVPIFARLLRGSMLVQRGSDHVLAATSLGVKRGAIVFRHMLPNSLGPVIVQATLTLATAILEAAALSFLGLGDPDPNRAEWGIMLSKGARQFLDVRPELAYYPAIAIIIVALGFTLLGESLREALDPKNRR from the coding sequence ATGAACACTCTGCTGAACAAGAAGAAAGAGCCGATCGACAAGCTGGCCGCGGCGAGCGGCAACAGCCTCGGTCGCGAAGCGCTGCGGCGGATGCTGCGCAGCCCGGTCGCCATCACCGGTGGCGTGATCACCGGCCTGTTCGTGCTGCTGGCGGTGTTCGCGCCGCTGATCGCGCCCAAGGACCCGTTCGAGCGCTACCTGCAGGACAAGGTCGCGCTCGGCCAGGGGATCATCCCGGGCAGCCAGCCCGGTTTCCCGCTCGGCGTGGACGACTTCGGCCGCGACGAACTGTCGCGGCTGATCGTCGGCGCGCAGAACACCCTCCTCGTCGGCGTGCTGGCGACGGTGATCGGCGTGCTCCTCGGCATCATCATCGGCGGGCTCGCCGGCGCGTTCGGCGGCTGGGTCGACACCGTCCTCATGCGACTGGTCGACGTCATGCTGTCGGTGCCGTCGCTGCTGCTGGCGATCTCGGTCGCGGCGCTGTTCGCCAAGCCGAGCCAGTGGACGGTGATCCTCGCCGTCTCGCTGATCGGCGTGCCGATCTTCGCGCGGCTGCTGCGCGGTTCGATGCTGGTGCAGCGCGGCAGCGACCACGTCCTCGCGGCGACGTCGCTGGGCGTGAAGCGCGGCGCGATCGTGTTCCGGCACATGCTGCCGAACTCGCTCGGCCCGGTCATCGTGCAGGCCACGCTGACCCTGGCCACCGCCATCCTGGAGGCCGCGGCGCTGTCGTTCCTCGGCCTGGGCGACCCGGACCCGAACCGGGCGGAGTGGGGCATCATGCTGAGCAAGGGTGCCCGGCAGTTCCTCGACGTCCGGCCCGAGCTCGCGTACTACCCGGCCATCGCGATCATCATCGTCGCGCTCGGGTTCACGCTGCTCGGCGAGTCGCTCCGCGAAGCCCTCGACCCGAAGAACAGGCGGTGA
- a CDS encoding ABC transporter permease, translating into MLRFLVRRLLQAIPTLLILSILVFAWLRSLPGGPAAALLGDKATPEKIANLNHVLGLDQPVVIQYFKFLGRAVTGDFGASLVSTQPVMSEIGTFLPATIELGISAMIIAVLIGIPAGYLSARYRGGVADNVIIVLTLIGVAVPVFFLGYMMQDLLAGPLGLPSQGRQTAGLDATAITNFAVLDGIMTSEWDAVWDAIKHLILPAFALATIPLAVITRITRASVLEVLNEDFIRTANSKGLTQPVVRRRHVLRNGLLPVVTTIGLQTGALLGGAVLTERVFNFRGLGFLLAEGIERRDYPRLQALLLFGALVYVLVNMLVDVSYGIIDPRVRVR; encoded by the coding sequence GTGCTCCGTTTTCTCGTGCGTCGGCTGCTACAAGCGATCCCGACGCTGCTCATCCTGTCCATCCTGGTCTTCGCCTGGCTCAGGTCGCTGCCCGGAGGGCCCGCGGCCGCCCTCCTCGGCGACAAGGCAACGCCGGAGAAGATCGCCAACCTCAACCACGTGCTGGGGCTCGACCAGCCGGTCGTCATCCAGTACTTCAAGTTCCTCGGCCGCGCGGTCACCGGTGACTTCGGCGCCTCGCTGGTGTCCACCCAGCCGGTGATGTCGGAGATCGGCACCTTCCTGCCCGCCACCATCGAGCTGGGCATCTCCGCGATGATCATCGCGGTGCTCATCGGCATCCCGGCGGGCTACCTCTCGGCCCGCTACCGCGGTGGTGTCGCTGACAACGTGATCATCGTGCTGACGCTGATCGGCGTCGCGGTGCCGGTGTTCTTCCTCGGCTACATGATGCAGGACCTGCTCGCCGGGCCGCTGGGCCTGCCGTCGCAGGGCCGGCAGACCGCGGGGCTCGACGCCACCGCCATCACCAACTTCGCCGTCCTCGACGGCATCATGACGAGCGAATGGGACGCCGTCTGGGACGCGATCAAGCACCTGATCCTCCCGGCGTTCGCGCTCGCCACCATCCCGCTCGCGGTGATCACCCGGATCACCCGCGCTTCGGTGCTCGAAGTGCTCAACGAGGACTTCATCCGCACCGCCAACTCGAAGGGCCTCACGCAGCCCGTCGTGCGGCGGCGGCACGTGCTGCGCAACGGCCTGCTCCCGGTGGTCACCACCATCGGCCTGCAGACCGGCGCGCTGCTCGGCGGCGCGGTGCTGACCGAGCGGGTGTTCAACTTCCGCGGCCTCGGATTCCTGCTGGCCGAAGGCATCGAACGGCGTGACTACCCCCGGCTCCAGGCGCTGCTGCTGTTCGGCGCGCTGGTGTACGTGCTGGTGAACATGCTGGTCGACGTCTCGTACGGGATCATCGACCCGAGGGTGCGTGTGCGATGA
- a CDS encoding DedA family protein, translated as MHIDQWLEAIPPISVYLIVGAVIMIESLGIPLPGEVVLVSAALLTVTHPTLSPLWVGVVASAGAIVGDSIGYLIGKTGGQRLFAWAGRKFPKHFGPTHIANAERIFNKRGMWAVFFGRFIAFLRILAGPLAGSLRMHYPKFLIANALGGIAWAGGTTALIYYVGEAAEKWLGNFSKYGLLAAVVIGAVVFIIMKKRLGREHKSDAETPQQEETAA; from the coding sequence GTGCACATCGACCAGTGGCTGGAGGCGATCCCGCCGATTTCGGTGTACCTGATCGTCGGCGCGGTGATCATGATCGAAAGCCTCGGCATCCCTCTTCCCGGTGAAGTCGTGCTGGTCAGCGCCGCCCTGCTCACCGTCACCCACCCCACCCTGAGCCCGCTTTGGGTCGGCGTCGTGGCCAGTGCGGGGGCCATCGTCGGTGACAGCATCGGCTATCTGATCGGGAAAACCGGGGGGCAACGGCTGTTCGCCTGGGCGGGCCGGAAATTCCCGAAGCACTTCGGGCCGACGCATATCGCCAACGCCGAACGGATCTTCAACAAACGCGGTATGTGGGCCGTGTTCTTCGGCCGGTTCATCGCTTTCCTGCGCATCCTCGCCGGCCCGCTCGCCGGGTCGCTGCGCATGCACTACCCGAAGTTCCTCATCGCCAACGCGCTCGGCGGCATCGCCTGGGCCGGCGGCACGACCGCCCTCATCTACTACGTCGGCGAGGCCGCCGAGAAGTGGCTCGGCAACTTCTCCAAGTACGGCCTGCTCGCGGCCGTCGTGATCGGTGCCGTTGTCTTCATCATCATGAAGAAGCGGCTCGGCCGCGAGCACAAGAGTGACGCCGAAACCCCGCAGCAGGAAGAGACCGCCGCCTAA
- a CDS encoding ABC transporter ATP-binding protein, whose translation MTRPAGDVLLEVTDLKVHFPIKRGVVIDRTVGHVYAVDGVDLAIRRGETYGLVGESGCGKSTLGRAILRLNEPTAGSVKFDGTDVAQLKGEELRKARRRMQMVFQDPMSSLDPRQSVESILLEGMHAHGLDKDKEATQRRLRQLLAAVGLPETSLRKYPHEFSGGQRQRIGIARALAVEPDLIVADEPVSALDVSVQAQVVNLLEDLQDQLGLTYVVIAHDLAVVRHISDRIGVMYLGALVEETDADSLYREPLHPYTRALLSAIPVPDPVVEDTREQILLAGDLPSPANPPSGCRFHTRCPWRQASLCDTDRPQLREIGGGHRVACHYAEDIRDGRIQPHEVEPELVELTGALNPDLGPPDIGTSAEIL comes from the coding sequence ATGACCCGTCCTGCTGGTGACGTGCTGCTCGAGGTCACCGACCTCAAGGTGCACTTCCCGATCAAGCGCGGCGTCGTGATCGACCGGACGGTCGGGCACGTGTACGCGGTCGACGGCGTCGACCTGGCCATCCGCCGCGGCGAAACCTACGGCCTGGTGGGCGAATCCGGCTGCGGGAAGTCCACTTTGGGCCGGGCGATCCTGCGGCTCAACGAGCCGACCGCCGGTTCCGTGAAGTTCGACGGCACCGACGTCGCCCAGCTCAAGGGCGAGGAACTGCGGAAGGCCCGGCGCCGGATGCAGATGGTCTTCCAGGACCCGATGTCCAGTTTGGACCCGCGCCAGTCGGTGGAGTCCATCCTGCTCGAGGGCATGCACGCGCACGGCCTCGACAAGGACAAGGAAGCCACCCAGCGGCGGCTGCGGCAGCTGCTGGCCGCGGTCGGCCTCCCGGAGACGTCGCTGCGGAAGTACCCGCACGAGTTCTCGGGCGGTCAGCGCCAGCGCATCGGTATCGCGCGGGCGCTGGCGGTGGAGCCGGACCTGATCGTCGCCGACGAGCCGGTGTCCGCATTGGACGTTTCGGTGCAGGCCCAGGTGGTGAACCTGCTGGAGGACCTGCAGGACCAGCTCGGCCTGACCTACGTGGTGATCGCGCACGACCTCGCGGTGGTGCGGCACATCTCCGACCGCATCGGCGTGATGTACCTGGGCGCGCTGGTCGAGGAGACCGACGCGGACTCGCTGTACCGGGAGCCGCTGCACCCGTACACGCGTGCGCTGCTTTCGGCCATCCCGGTGCCGGACCCGGTGGTCGAGGACACCCGCGAGCAGATCCTGCTGGCGGGCGACCTGCCGTCGCCGGCGAACCCGCCGTCGGGCTGCCGCTTCCACACGCGCTGCCCGTGGCGGCAGGCGAGCCTGTGCGACACCGACCGCCCGCAGCTGCGCGAAATCGGCGGCGGGCACCGGGTGGCGTGCCACTACGCGGAGGACATCCGCGACGGGCGCATCCAGCCGCACGAGGTGGAGCCGGAGCTGGTGGAGCTGACCGGGGCGCTCAACCCCGACCTCGGCCCGCCGGACATCGGCACCTCCGCCGAGATCCTCTGA
- a CDS encoding SgcJ/EcaC family oxidoreductase — protein MSEQQIRDLMAAREAAMAARDASTLGSHYAPDVVAFTLAPPLAQRGADVISVEAREAWFETFEGPIEYEIQDLEVFLGGDIAYCHALNRLSARPKGAPAGFSLWFRSTVCFRREGGEWLITHVHDSTPFHMDGTLRAAVDLKP, from the coding sequence ATGAGTGAGCAGCAGATCCGCGATCTGATGGCGGCGCGTGAGGCGGCGATGGCGGCCCGTGACGCGTCCACGTTGGGCTCCCACTACGCGCCGGACGTCGTGGCGTTCACGTTGGCACCGCCGTTGGCACAGCGTGGGGCTGACGTGATCTCCGTCGAGGCGCGGGAGGCCTGGTTCGAGACGTTCGAGGGGCCGATCGAGTACGAGATCCAGGACTTGGAGGTGTTCCTCGGGGGAGACATCGCGTACTGCCACGCGTTGAACCGGCTTTCGGCCAGGCCGAAGGGGGCGCCGGCGGGCTTTTCGCTGTGGTTCCGGTCGACTGTGTGTTTTCGGCGGGAGGGTGGGGAGTGGCTGATCACGCACGTGCACGACTCGACGCCGTTCCACATGGATGGGACGTTGCGGGCTGCTGTGGATTTGAAGCCCTGA
- a CDS encoding RNA polymerase sigma factor → MTERLFRELAPQVLAALVRRYGDFDACEDAVQEALLAASQQWPVEGVPDHPKGWLITAASRRRIEQWRSETARRRREEAVARSEPAGGEPAGGVDDTLTLLLLCCHPALNPPSRVALTLRAVGGLTTAEIARAFLVPEATIGQRISRAKQKLKGEPLTNDQRPERLAAVLQVLYLIFTEGHTASSGDALSRVDLTTEAIRLTRQLRAELPADGEVAGLLALMLLTEARRPARVDTAGALVPLAEQDRTHWNRAFIDEGVALITTALATTPVGPYQLQAAIAAVHDEAPTGEDTDWAQILTLYDLLRVVAPGPMVTLNRVVAFAQVHGPEAGLAELREAEKHLARHHRVDAIRAHLLESTGDLAGAREAYLAASRRTLSLPEQAYLQSRAAGLAT, encoded by the coding sequence GTGACCGAACGCCTGTTCCGCGAGCTCGCTCCGCAGGTCCTCGCCGCGCTCGTCCGGCGGTACGGCGACTTCGACGCCTGCGAGGACGCCGTCCAGGAGGCCCTGCTCGCCGCCTCGCAACAGTGGCCGGTCGAGGGCGTTCCGGATCACCCGAAGGGGTGGCTGATCACCGCCGCGTCCCGGCGGCGGATCGAGCAGTGGCGCAGCGAGACCGCGCGGCGGCGGCGTGAGGAAGCCGTTGCCCGGAGCGAGCCGGCCGGGGGCGAGCCGGCCGGCGGGGTGGACGACACCCTGACCCTGCTGCTGCTCTGCTGCCACCCGGCCCTGAACCCGCCGTCGCGGGTCGCGCTCACTCTGCGGGCCGTCGGCGGGCTGACCACCGCCGAGATCGCGCGGGCCTTCCTCGTCCCCGAGGCCACGATCGGCCAGCGGATCAGCCGCGCGAAGCAGAAGCTGAAAGGCGAACCGCTCACGAACGACCAGCGCCCCGAGCGGCTGGCCGCCGTGCTGCAGGTGCTCTACCTGATCTTCACCGAGGGCCACACCGCCAGTTCCGGTGACGCGCTGAGCCGCGTCGACCTGACGACCGAGGCCATCCGGCTGACCCGGCAGCTGCGCGCGGAACTCCCGGCCGACGGCGAGGTCGCCGGCCTGCTCGCCCTGATGCTGCTGACCGAGGCCCGGCGCCCGGCCCGCGTCGACACCGCCGGTGCCCTCGTCCCGCTGGCCGAACAGGACCGGACCCACTGGAACCGGGCGTTCATCGACGAGGGCGTCGCGCTGATCACCACAGCCCTCGCGACCACCCCCGTCGGCCCGTACCAGCTGCAGGCGGCGATCGCCGCGGTCCACGACGAGGCTCCGACCGGCGAAGACACCGATTGGGCGCAGATCCTCACGCTGTACGACCTGCTGCGGGTCGTCGCGCCCGGGCCGATGGTGACGCTGAACCGCGTGGTGGCGTTCGCCCAGGTCCACGGCCCCGAAGCGGGGCTGGCGGAGCTGCGTGAAGCCGAAAAGCACCTCGCGCGGCACCACCGCGTCGACGCCATCCGCGCGCACCTGCTCGAAAGCACCGGCGACCTGGCCGGCGCCCGGGAGGCGTACCTGGCCGCCTCGCGGCGGACGTTGAGCCTGCCGGAACAGGCGTACCTGCAGTCCCGGGCCGCCGGTCTGGCGACATGA
- a CDS encoding DUF2304 domain-containing protein: MQGWRILSIVIACLVLFVVIEMMRRRKLREKYAGVWLIVAIGVVVLAAIPAAAQFLASLTGVETPSNFVFLLAGVVLALVSLHLSTETGHLEEEVRTSVEEIALLRCELEDTRRELASRIAELEAKTAAPDDVKGLPEVERVSK; encoded by the coding sequence ATGCAGGGTTGGCGCATCCTCAGCATCGTCATCGCGTGCTTGGTGCTGTTCGTCGTCATCGAGATGATGCGGCGGCGCAAGCTGCGGGAGAAGTACGCGGGCGTGTGGCTGATCGTCGCCATCGGCGTCGTGGTGCTCGCCGCGATCCCGGCGGCCGCGCAGTTCCTGGCCAGCCTGACCGGCGTGGAAACGCCGTCGAACTTCGTCTTCCTCCTCGCCGGCGTCGTGCTGGCGCTCGTGTCGCTGCACCTGTCCACCGAGACCGGGCACCTCGAGGAAGAGGTGCGCACGTCGGTCGAGGAGATCGCGCTGCTGCGCTGCGAGCTGGAAGACACCCGGCGGGAGCTGGCGAGCCGGATCGCCGAGCTGGAGGCGAAGACGGCGGCTCCCGACGACGTCAAAGGGCTCCCGGAGGTCGAGCGCGTCAGCAAGTGA
- a CDS encoding ABC transporter substrate-binding protein: MIFGAAGNPKLFDPIFNDEGETFRITRQIFDTLIQNKPGTADLEPSLAEKWEPSNDGKTWTFSLKQGVKFSDGTAFDAAAVCFNFDRWYNMKGAAAQSQMIYYADVFSGFAKNESTDYGDPVYKSCEAKDPATAVVNLNKAKGAFPAAFTLPSFSMQSPTALKQYKADEVTQSGDSFTYSEYANKHPVGTGPFKFDSWDQGKGEITLSKNETSPTQTAKLDKLIFKVIPDENARKQALKAGDIQGYDYPAPADYGLLRNEGEQVLVRPPFNVLYLGINQSGPAAEKLKNLKVRQALAYGINREQFVKSKLPEGAETATEFVPKTISGYTDDVTKYPFDQAKARQLLQEAGATDLTLKFYYPTEVTRPYMPNPADVFTSISEDLKAIGIKIEPVAKPWNGGYKDDVQKFGKHDLHLLGWTGDYNDAGNFVGTFFGRKKPEFGFDNPQLFQALAAADASPAGDAHAKAYQEVNKQIMDYLPAIPISYGPPAIVVGPKVKGLVASPLTDERFNTVTVN, translated from the coding sequence ATGATCTTCGGCGCGGCCGGTAACCCGAAGTTGTTCGACCCCATCTTCAACGACGAGGGCGAGACCTTCCGGATCACGCGGCAGATCTTCGACACGCTGATCCAGAACAAGCCGGGCACCGCCGACCTCGAGCCTTCGCTGGCCGAGAAGTGGGAGCCCAGCAACGACGGCAAGACCTGGACCTTCTCCCTCAAGCAGGGTGTGAAGTTCTCGGACGGCACCGCCTTCGACGCGGCCGCGGTCTGCTTCAACTTCGACCGCTGGTACAACATGAAGGGCGCCGCCGCCCAGAGCCAGATGATCTACTACGCCGACGTGTTCAGCGGCTTCGCCAAGAACGAGAGCACCGACTACGGCGACCCGGTCTACAAGAGCTGCGAAGCCAAGGACCCGGCCACCGCGGTCGTGAACCTGAACAAGGCGAAGGGCGCGTTCCCGGCGGCCTTCACCCTGCCGTCGTTCTCGATGCAGAGCCCGACCGCGCTCAAGCAGTACAAGGCGGACGAGGTCACCCAGTCCGGCGACTCGTTCACCTACAGCGAGTACGCGAACAAGCACCCGGTCGGCACCGGCCCGTTCAAGTTCGACAGCTGGGACCAGGGCAAGGGTGAGATCACCCTGTCCAAGAACGAGACCAGCCCGACCCAGACGGCCAAGCTCGACAAGCTGATCTTCAAGGTCATCCCGGACGAGAACGCCCGCAAGCAGGCGCTCAAGGCCGGCGACATCCAGGGTTACGACTACCCGGCGCCCGCGGACTACGGCCTGCTGCGCAACGAGGGCGAGCAGGTGCTGGTGCGCCCGCCGTTCAACGTCCTCTACCTGGGCATCAACCAGTCCGGCCCGGCCGCGGAGAAGCTGAAGAACCTCAAGGTCCGCCAGGCGCTGGCCTACGGCATCAACCGCGAGCAGTTCGTCAAGAGCAAGCTGCCCGAGGGCGCCGAGACGGCCACCGAGTTCGTGCCCAAGACGATCTCCGGCTACACCGACGACGTCACCAAGTACCCGTTCGACCAGGCGAAGGCCCGGCAGCTCCTGCAGGAAGCCGGCGCGACCGACCTGACGCTGAAGTTCTACTACCCGACCGAGGTCACCCGGCCGTACATGCCGAACCCGGCGGACGTCTTCACCTCGATCTCCGAGGACCTGAAGGCCATCGGCATCAAGATCGAGCCGGTCGCCAAGCCGTGGAACGGCGGCTACAAGGACGACGTCCAGAAGTTCGGCAAGCACGACCTGCACCTGCTCGGCTGGACCGGCGACTACAACGACGCCGGGAACTTCGTCGGCACCTTCTTCGGCCGCAAGAAGCCGGAGTTCGGGTTCGACAACCCGCAGCTGTTCCAGGCGCTGGCCGCCGCGGACGCTTCGCCCGCCGGTGACGCGCACGCGAAGGCGTACCAGGAAGTCAACAAGCAGATCATGGACTACCTGCCCGCCATCCCGATCTCCTACGGCCCGCCCGCCATCGTGGTCGGCCCGAAGGTCAAGGGCCTGGTCGCCAGCCCGCTGACCGACGAGCGGTTCAACACCGTCACCGTTAACTGA
- a CDS encoding uridine kinase — protein sequence MGRVRVLAIDGPSGAGKSTLAAEVVAALTARGCRTALVSTDAFATWEDPVSWWPQLVDGVLRPLADGVPGAYRRMDWSTGTPRPGELVRVDVPDVLVLEGVSSGRTSARPLLSGLCWLAGGTEAERLARSVARDGVAAEAELARWQRFERGWFAVDGTPGAAGTRLS from the coding sequence CTGGGCCGGGTGCGCGTGCTGGCCATCGACGGCCCGTCGGGCGCCGGGAAGTCCACCCTGGCCGCCGAGGTCGTCGCCGCGCTGACCGCCCGCGGGTGCCGCACGGCCCTTGTGAGCACCGATGCCTTCGCGACCTGGGAAGACCCGGTTTCGTGGTGGCCCCAGCTGGTCGACGGCGTCCTGCGCCCGCTGGCTGACGGCGTTCCCGGGGCGTATCGGCGAATGGACTGGTCCACCGGGACGCCCCGGCCGGGCGAGCTCGTCCGGGTGGACGTACCGGACGTCCTGGTGCTGGAGGGCGTCTCCAGCGGCCGCACTTCGGCAAGACCCCTTCTTTCCGGCCTCTGCTGGCTCGCGGGCGGCACGGAGGCCGAGCGGCTGGCCAGGTCCGTGGCGCGCGACGGCGTCGCCGCAGAGGCCGAATTGGCGCGGTGGCAACGGTTCGAGCGCGGCTGGTTCGCCGTCGACGGCACCCCCGGGGCGGCCGGGACCCGACTTTCGTAG